A window of Pirellula sp. SH-Sr6A contains these coding sequences:
- a CDS encoding ROK family protein, with product MTSQPILNIAEARSPFVFGIDVGGTGIKIGLVDDHGNTVGFRAIPTEEPRGPADGMRRVAETCHEMLTELGLSLRDVRRAGLGTPGSQDIPKGMLIEPPNHPHWHHFPIVACLEKEIGLPVSFANDANAAAFGEFWVGTGRVYRSMVMLTLGTGVGGGVIVDDRLVVGQNSFGGECGHLIVDSSPEARLCVWGGGRGHLEAYASASAVAARAQEKLAAGASSSLQSLQSPVTAKRVYEAALTEDSFSLELIDETAVYLGIGIATLVHILDPGLVVLGGAMDFGGKDCVIGQRFLAATIRSFHQRSFEYVAQGTRVEFASLGGDAGYLGAAGIARADQS from the coding sequence ATGACCTCCCAGCCCATTCTGAATATCGCCGAAGCTCGCTCCCCCTTCGTCTTTGGAATCGATGTCGGCGGGACAGGTATCAAAATCGGGTTAGTGGATGATCATGGGAACACGGTTGGTTTTCGAGCCATTCCGACCGAGGAACCGCGTGGTCCCGCCGATGGGATGCGCCGCGTTGCGGAGACTTGCCATGAAATGCTCACCGAACTCGGATTGAGTCTTCGCGACGTCCGTCGCGCCGGTCTCGGTACGCCAGGCAGCCAGGACATCCCGAAAGGGATGCTGATCGAGCCACCCAACCACCCGCATTGGCACCACTTCCCCATTGTTGCTTGTTTGGAAAAGGAAATCGGATTGCCGGTTTCGTTTGCAAACGATGCGAATGCGGCAGCTTTTGGGGAGTTCTGGGTAGGGACCGGTCGGGTGTATCGCAGCATGGTCATGTTGACCTTGGGCACTGGCGTGGGGGGCGGTGTAATCGTCGACGATCGCTTGGTGGTCGGACAGAACAGTTTCGGGGGCGAATGCGGACATTTGATTGTTGACTCTTCGCCCGAGGCACGGTTGTGCGTCTGGGGTGGGGGTCGGGGACACCTGGAGGCTTACGCGAGCGCCAGCGCCGTCGCCGCACGGGCCCAGGAGAAGCTTGCTGCAGGGGCCTCCAGTTCTCTTCAATCGCTCCAATCACCCGTTACCGCAAAGCGAGTCTACGAGGCGGCACTGACGGAGGATTCGTTCAGTTTGGAATTGATCGATGAAACAGCGGTGTACTTGGGAATCGGAATTGCGACACTCGTTCACATCCTCGATCCAGGACTGGTTGTCCTCGGGGGGGCGATGGACTTTGGGGGAAAAGATTGCGTTATCGGACAACGGTTCCTCGCGGCGACCATTCGTTCGTTCCACCAAAGGAGCTTTGAATATGTGGCACAAGGGACTCGAGTCGAATTCGCATCCTTAGGCGGTGACGCCGGATACCTGGGTGCTGCAGGGATCGCGCGAGCCGATCAATCGTGA
- a CDS encoding type II secretion system F family protein → MNIYMLGALDQRWLILGAVFLGVGALAWFLLDLFSKDQQASAEMRLDLLNDRKRTSQSAEDRVKGVNKVTKALEMASPALSKHLEPKTKEEKGKLVQRLSEAGFRSEEAPAMFLSIKVIVAISGFVLAGGTTALLSGLNQSVLLKAVLGGGIAFFLPELILDFLRSSRKKQITLGLPDCLDLMVVSVEAGLGLDQAMRKVSDEMRSSYRILAEEIQLCTLHLQMGKVRASVLQDLGQRTGVEDLRTLATLLIQADKFGSGVAQALRVQSDSMRIKRQQIAEEKAAKTAVKLIFPLVIFIFPGVFVVLVGPAAIQMAREMFPAMQGK, encoded by the coding sequence GTGAACATTTACATGCTGGGCGCCTTGGATCAACGCTGGCTCATTCTAGGAGCTGTCTTCCTGGGTGTCGGCGCGTTGGCCTGGTTCCTTTTGGATCTGTTTTCGAAAGACCAGCAAGCGTCGGCGGAGATGCGTCTGGACCTTCTCAACGACCGGAAGCGGACGTCGCAATCTGCCGAAGATCGAGTCAAGGGAGTGAACAAGGTAACGAAAGCTTTGGAAATGGCCTCGCCGGCCCTCTCCAAACACTTGGAGCCGAAAACGAAGGAAGAAAAGGGCAAACTGGTTCAGCGACTATCCGAGGCGGGTTTTCGCTCGGAAGAGGCACCTGCGATGTTCCTGTCGATCAAGGTGATCGTCGCGATCTCCGGATTCGTTCTGGCAGGTGGCACGACGGCACTGCTTTCCGGACTCAATCAATCGGTCTTGTTAAAAGCGGTGTTGGGCGGAGGCATCGCATTCTTTTTGCCCGAATTGATCTTGGACTTCTTGCGATCCAGCCGCAAAAAACAGATCACGCTGGGGTTGCCCGATTGTCTCGACCTCATGGTGGTCAGTGTCGAAGCCGGATTGGGATTGGACCAAGCGATGCGGAAAGTTTCGGATGAGATGCGATCGTCGTATCGAATTCTGGCCGAGGAGATCCAACTTTGCACGCTTCATTTGCAGATGGGTAAAGTGCGAGCGAGTGTCCTCCAAGATCTCGGGCAGCGAACCGGCGTTGAAGATCTTCGAACACTCGCGACCCTTCTGATCCAAGCTGACAAGTTTGGATCGGGTGTTGCACAGGCCTTGCGAGTTCAAAGCGATTCGATGCGTATCAAACGGCAACAAATCGCGGAGGAAAAGGCAGCCAAGACGGCGGTGAAGTTGATCTTCCCGCTCGTGATCTTCATTTTCCCCGGAGTCTTCGTCGTTCTTGTCGGTCCCGCTGCGATCCAGATGGCGAGGGAAATGTTCCCCGCGATGCAGGGCAAGTAG
- a CDS encoding polysaccharide biosynthesis/export family protein: MKRWWKTASSLTQLCRSATVTGLLLLGGLSTGCTSLTQPITGIPVRRLPPQFLAQTKNNLVPLDPSRLTQEPPRQYLLDAGDILGVYIEGILPYSSADKPPEPPPVNLPTEQSTLDPSIGFPIVVQENGTISLPSIEPIKVKGMTIEQVTNLVKKAYLDAKIVQDNARLQPSVTLMQERTYNVVVVRQDIAVQNPFFQANNQMGGRGNYVRGSDQSSSGKMIKLPAYQNDVLHALMSSGGLPGINAKNEVKILKASRVRQQERDQFVQQFYQTYYSNPNPCGCPPPLPDDPNVIKIPMRLPPGVIPSFRPEDILLEEGDVVHIESREAEVFYTGGMLAGGEWLIPRDYDLDVLGAMAMAGTGIGQRGQQQGGGFGVNSIGGVPPGILYILRKTPCNGQITIEVDLAKAAVDPRERPLVMPGDTLILRYKPCEEVLNFSIGTFFTFGLQAILQGVNR, encoded by the coding sequence ATGAAACGATGGTGGAAGACCGCTTCCTCCTTAACCCAACTCTGCCGATCCGCGACCGTCACTGGGTTGTTGCTGCTCGGAGGCCTGAGTACCGGATGCACATCGTTGACTCAACCGATCACCGGTATTCCGGTGAGGCGATTGCCTCCTCAGTTCCTGGCCCAAACCAAAAACAATTTGGTGCCCCTCGACCCGTCGCGGTTGACACAGGAGCCGCCCCGACAATACCTGCTCGATGCGGGGGATATTCTCGGTGTCTACATCGAGGGTATTCTGCCTTACTCGTCCGCAGACAAACCACCTGAGCCACCTCCGGTGAATCTGCCAACAGAGCAAAGCACGTTGGATCCATCGATCGGTTTTCCAATTGTCGTGCAAGAGAACGGTACCATCTCTCTACCTTCGATCGAACCGATCAAAGTCAAAGGGATGACGATTGAACAAGTGACGAACTTGGTAAAGAAGGCCTACTTGGATGCGAAGATCGTCCAAGACAACGCGAGACTGCAGCCGAGCGTGACGCTCATGCAGGAACGGACTTACAACGTCGTTGTTGTTCGCCAGGACATCGCCGTTCAGAACCCGTTCTTCCAGGCAAACAATCAAATGGGAGGTCGCGGTAACTACGTTCGTGGTTCCGACCAGAGTTCGTCCGGAAAAATGATCAAACTGCCCGCTTACCAAAACGACGTTCTCCACGCTCTGATGTCATCCGGTGGATTGCCGGGCATCAACGCGAAGAACGAAGTCAAGATTCTCAAAGCGAGCCGCGTGCGACAGCAAGAGCGTGATCAGTTTGTCCAACAGTTCTACCAAACCTACTATTCCAATCCCAATCCATGCGGATGTCCTCCTCCACTCCCTGATGATCCCAACGTGATCAAGATCCCGATGCGATTGCCACCTGGAGTGATTCCTTCCTTCCGTCCCGAGGATATCCTCCTCGAAGAAGGGGATGTGGTGCACATCGAATCACGAGAAGCGGAAGTCTTCTACACAGGTGGGATGTTGGCAGGTGGTGAGTGGTTGATCCCACGCGACTACGACTTGGACGTCCTCGGGGCCATGGCGATGGCAGGGACCGGTATCGGACAACGCGGACAACAGCAAGGAGGAGGATTCGGTGTCAACTCCATCGGAGGTGTACCACCGGGAATTCTCTACATCCTTCGCAAAACCCCATGCAACGGTCAGATCACTATCGAGGTTGATTTAGCGAAGGCGGCGGTCGACCCGAGAGAACGACCCTTGGTGATGCCCGGAGATACCTTGATCCTCCGATACAAACCTTGCGAAGAAGTCTTGAACTTCAGTATCGGAACCTTCTTCACCTTCGGTCTGCAGGCCATATTGCAAGGTGTCAACCGATAG
- a CDS encoding type II secretion system F family protein, whose translation MLILIIAVSVGICVAAMVGAAAFAIRGDEDSIAESRLSSLTKRHNPDLLDNSDLLQLRGGATGGARNILDEWMASTFDMQSLIEQADIKMSLTQFTFLCIGLALAGTIGCAMAPIPIFIAPAAGAILFFVPFLWVNFKRKRRIAKFNAQLPEALEMLSRSLRAGHSIGAGFGLIAAEMQDPLAREFGRCFEEQNLGVSLEGSLESMAKRIPNLDLRFFVTAVVLQRTTGGDLAEILDKIGRLVRARYRLAGQIQALTGEGRLSGVVLLALPPGLFVVMLFLNREYVMKLFSDPIGQWLLGGAIAMQLAGALVIRKIIDIKV comes from the coding sequence ATGTTGATCCTTATCATCGCAGTATCTGTCGGGATTTGCGTCGCCGCGATGGTCGGTGCGGCCGCCTTTGCGATTCGTGGGGACGAAGACTCGATTGCGGAGTCGCGTCTCAGTTCGTTGACGAAACGACACAATCCCGATCTCCTCGACAATTCGGACCTTCTTCAATTGCGAGGAGGTGCGACCGGGGGGGCTCGCAATATCCTAGACGAATGGATGGCCAGCACGTTCGATATGCAATCGCTTATCGAGCAGGCGGACATCAAGATGAGTCTAACGCAATTCACTTTTCTGTGTATTGGACTAGCCCTGGCGGGAACCATTGGATGCGCGATGGCTCCGATCCCGATTTTCATTGCACCAGCCGCGGGCGCTATTCTCTTCTTTGTCCCTTTCCTGTGGGTCAATTTCAAAAGGAAACGGCGTATTGCGAAATTCAACGCACAACTCCCCGAAGCGCTCGAGATGTTGAGTCGTTCTCTTCGTGCAGGTCACTCCATCGGTGCAGGGTTTGGTTTGATCGCCGCGGAAATGCAAGACCCGCTCGCCCGCGAATTTGGACGTTGTTTTGAAGAGCAAAACCTGGGTGTATCGCTTGAGGGCTCTTTGGAAAGCATGGCAAAGCGAATCCCGAACCTCGACCTCCGGTTCTTCGTTACGGCGGTTGTATTGCAGAGGACGACAGGGGGTGACTTGGCTGAGATCCTGGACAAGATTGGGCGATTGGTGAGAGCTCGCTATCGACTGGCAGGGCAGATCCAAGCACTGACGGGGGAAGGCCGCTTGTCGGGCGTCGTATTGCTCGCGTTGCCGCCAGGATTGTTCGTGGTGATGTTGTTTCTCAATCGCGAATACGTGATGAAGCTCTTCTCCGATCCGATCGGGCAGTGGTTGCTAGGGGGAGCAATCGCCATGCAATTGGCGGGCGCATTGGTCATTCGCAAAATCATTGATATCAAAGTTTAG
- a CDS encoding O-antigen ligase family protein, which produces MVLLLASPWFYGSAPWISQYFLNWGLFAGSLAILLYVLIAAFRSGEIPGLPVASWFLLGLFAIAAYQTSAQYELLESSHAPPSVQVQRWALGISSAPPPIDGYTLHPDSFVANQIPCDLQSVASSPLTRSIEPLHSRGAMVSLLLCALLCWCGAAFFSSRQGQFWLFLTITFTGVAVAAFGIQGALSYKEANILGLRTGGSFASFQSKNSAGGFLNIALAGAIGLFAWTLIHLKRKKMDVRYRVSEENTFMKLKGAVEDFFADLNTAQIASLLCLVLIVVALLMSLCRGAMVAAVVAVVGASMMAHYKSRGRGGAIVSALLIFVSVGGMVALQVDEDVYGRLQSLAEFDLEEDAINGRTYIWGVAWKAMLFYGWLGSGLGTFHFAYLPFQDPSSPGWFYHPESLFFQCAVDLGWFGLLLMILGIFASFLSIQRRVPGDVWKYGFPMKLAGGYLLISQCAHSAVDFAMIVPALFLPTSILLGAASASLRRACAMSSKYADKRGTLESMAKPIAKPRPWGALVSISGLALLSGAMAWRAEPDLANLAASESMEWWVKGESRKPIEEQSPDRYRELISQWQLGADALKNNPLALRLLADACLYDFQRNQMNKAPGNVNWQQVWHTTDPLLLQIGLDRSTSTKTQEILVEQAGGKPAVERLEQASLFYARSQWTAPLDWRACWGRCLATLQCSRDQMSRLISPVDMLGRHVPKQMINSALLFRQQLTDEQLDTIWKQSMRTKPSSSIATARNLLVEREPEKIDISIFPPRSDILQSLARSVFTKEKYPDLNRQLWELAVEKFDGSQLPIGKRELWLADASRALEKLDQEIEHLKGARRFMPTDVSVGLRLANCYLENQDPLGAEAVAEELIRLAPSDPTVQSFRNRLRAYRLR; this is translated from the coding sequence ATGGTATTACTCCTTGCATCCCCTTGGTTTTACGGCTCCGCCCCTTGGATTAGCCAGTATTTCCTGAACTGGGGGTTGTTCGCAGGCTCCCTAGCCATCCTGCTGTATGTCTTGATAGCGGCCTTCCGTTCCGGCGAAATTCCGGGGCTACCCGTTGCCTCTTGGTTCTTGTTGGGATTGTTCGCGATCGCAGCTTATCAGACATCGGCACAATATGAATTGCTCGAGTCCTCTCACGCTCCCCCTAGCGTGCAAGTGCAGCGCTGGGCACTAGGTATTTCGTCGGCGCCGCCCCCGATCGATGGCTATACGCTTCACCCCGATTCCTTTGTTGCAAATCAAATCCCATGCGATTTGCAAAGCGTTGCCTCGTCGCCTTTGACCCGCAGTATCGAACCGCTGCATTCTCGAGGCGCGATGGTGTCGCTCTTGCTGTGCGCGTTGCTTTGTTGGTGCGGAGCTGCCTTCTTTAGCTCTCGGCAGGGGCAGTTCTGGCTGTTCTTAACCATCACTTTCACCGGAGTGGCCGTCGCAGCCTTTGGCATTCAAGGTGCCCTTTCCTACAAGGAAGCCAATATCCTTGGTCTCCGCACAGGAGGTTCATTTGCCTCGTTTCAATCCAAGAACTCGGCTGGTGGCTTTCTGAATATTGCATTGGCCGGCGCGATCGGTCTTTTCGCGTGGACGCTCATCCATCTCAAGCGGAAGAAGATGGACGTTCGCTACCGGGTATCAGAAGAGAACACATTCATGAAGCTGAAAGGGGCTGTCGAGGATTTTTTTGCCGATCTCAATACAGCCCAAATCGCTTCCCTCCTATGCTTGGTATTGATCGTCGTCGCGCTCCTGATGAGTCTTTGCCGAGGTGCTATGGTCGCGGCCGTCGTGGCGGTCGTCGGGGCATCGATGATGGCCCATTACAAAAGTCGAGGACGAGGGGGAGCGATCGTCTCAGCGCTCTTGATCTTTGTCTCCGTGGGAGGCATGGTTGCATTGCAGGTCGATGAAGACGTGTATGGGCGCCTGCAGAGCTTGGCCGAATTCGATCTCGAGGAAGACGCGATCAATGGCCGAACCTACATTTGGGGGGTCGCGTGGAAAGCGATGCTGTTCTATGGATGGCTTGGTAGCGGGCTCGGTACGTTCCACTTCGCATACCTTCCTTTTCAGGACCCTTCGTCACCGGGATGGTTCTACCATCCTGAAAGCCTGTTCTTTCAGTGCGCGGTCGACCTCGGGTGGTTCGGTCTCCTCCTGATGATTCTGGGAATCTTTGCGTCGTTCCTATCCATCCAGCGCCGAGTACCCGGTGATGTCTGGAAGTATGGATTCCCCATGAAACTGGCGGGAGGCTATCTGCTGATCAGCCAATGCGCTCATTCCGCAGTGGACTTTGCAATGATCGTCCCCGCGCTCTTCCTCCCAACGTCGATCCTGCTTGGAGCAGCCAGCGCTTCGCTGCGCCGCGCCTGCGCGATGTCCAGCAAATACGCCGACAAGCGAGGGACGCTCGAATCGATGGCGAAACCTATCGCGAAGCCTCGACCGTGGGGAGCCTTGGTGTCGATTTCCGGGCTCGCCCTTCTTTCGGGTGCAATGGCTTGGCGAGCAGAACCAGACTTGGCGAATCTGGCAGCAAGTGAATCGATGGAATGGTGGGTGAAAGGTGAATCGAGAAAACCGATTGAAGAACAATCTCCCGACCGATACCGCGAACTGATTTCGCAGTGGCAGTTAGGGGCCGATGCGTTGAAGAACAATCCGCTCGCGCTCCGATTGCTCGCCGACGCCTGTTTGTATGATTTTCAGCGAAACCAGATGAACAAAGCGCCGGGCAATGTGAACTGGCAACAAGTTTGGCACACGACCGATCCCCTTTTACTCCAAATCGGCCTGGACCGATCTACGTCCACCAAGACTCAGGAAATCCTCGTCGAGCAAGCCGGCGGGAAACCTGCGGTGGAACGGCTTGAGCAAGCGTCTTTGTTCTATGCGCGAAGTCAATGGACAGCGCCCCTGGATTGGCGAGCTTGTTGGGGACGATGCTTAGCGACACTTCAATGCTCTCGCGACCAGATGTCGCGATTGATCTCCCCAGTTGATATGCTCGGCCGACATGTGCCTAAGCAGATGATCAACTCGGCACTATTATTTCGACAACAATTGACCGATGAGCAGCTAGACACGATTTGGAAGCAATCGATGCGTACCAAACCTAGTTCTTCGATTGCCACAGCCCGAAACTTGTTGGTGGAACGAGAGCCCGAAAAGATCGACATTTCGATCTTCCCACCTCGCAGCGACATCCTCCAGTCGCTGGCGCGCTCCGTGTTCACGAAAGAGAAGTATCCGGATTTGAATCGACAACTTTGGGAACTGGCGGTTGAAAAGTTCGATGGGTCCCAATTGCCGATTGGCAAGCGAGAATTGTGGTTGGCCGATGCCTCGAGAGCCCTTGAAAAACTCGACCAGGAAATCGAGCATCTCAAGGGTGCCCGGCGATTTATGCCCACCGATGTGTCTGTCGGACTGCGGTTAGCCAACTGCTACCTTGAGAATCAGGACCCTTTGGGAGCAGAGGCGGTAGCCGAAGAGCTGATCCGATTAGCCCCCAGCGATCCCACGGTGCAATCGTTTCGCAACAGATTGCGAGCCTATCGACTCCGTTAG
- a CDS encoding NADH:flavin oxidoreductase/NADH oxidase, with amino-acid sequence MPGLFDPFSLKDVTLRNRIAVSPMCQYMSEEGVANEWHRVHYTSLARGGAGLVVLEATAVSPEGRISWGDAGLWNDEQAAALEPIVRSIKHWKSVPGIQIAHAGRKASANRPWEGDDHIPEGQPNSWTPIAPSAIPFGANLSRVPKEMTLEDIRRVQNCTVQAAERARDVGFEWLQLHFAHGYLAQNFWSKYSNTRTDSYGGSAENRGRYLIETLSAVRKVWPERFPLTARFSVVEFDGNDEERLAESIDLLNKMKSEGLDSVDVSIGFNTPTAQIPWGPNLLEDIAARVLKETGLPGTTSWFIDGPQSADQMIRQGKIDFASIGRPLLADPHWPYQAAKALGVADAAWQTLPAPYSHWLSRYR; translated from the coding sequence ATGCCAGGTTTGTTCGATCCGTTCTCTCTCAAAGATGTCACCCTCCGCAATCGAATCGCGGTCTCTCCGATGTGCCAATACATGTCGGAAGAAGGTGTTGCCAACGAATGGCACCGAGTTCATTACACCTCGCTAGCCCGCGGAGGAGCCGGATTGGTTGTCCTCGAAGCGACGGCAGTCTCACCGGAAGGCCGCATCAGTTGGGGCGATGCGGGGCTATGGAACGACGAACAAGCTGCTGCACTGGAGCCCATCGTCCGATCGATCAAGCACTGGAAGTCCGTTCCTGGAATTCAGATCGCGCACGCGGGTCGCAAAGCTTCAGCGAACCGGCCTTGGGAAGGTGACGATCACATTCCTGAAGGCCAACCGAACTCGTGGACACCGATCGCCCCATCCGCCATACCCTTCGGCGCGAATCTCTCACGCGTGCCAAAAGAAATGACGCTGGAAGATATTCGTCGCGTTCAAAACTGTACCGTTCAAGCGGCCGAACGAGCGAGGGACGTAGGTTTTGAATGGCTTCAACTCCACTTCGCTCATGGTTACCTCGCGCAGAACTTCTGGTCGAAGTACTCCAACACTCGGACGGACAGCTATGGCGGCAGTGCGGAAAATCGCGGTCGCTACCTCATCGAAACTTTGAGTGCGGTGCGCAAAGTTTGGCCGGAACGATTTCCACTCACAGCCCGATTCAGCGTCGTGGAATTCGATGGCAATGACGAAGAACGGCTGGCAGAGTCCATCGACTTGCTAAATAAGATGAAGAGCGAAGGGCTCGACTCCGTCGATGTTTCCATTGGCTTCAACACACCTACGGCACAAATCCCGTGGGGTCCCAATCTTCTCGAAGATATCGCCGCGAGGGTTCTGAAGGAAACAGGGCTACCCGGCACGACCAGCTGGTTCATCGATGGTCCGCAGAGCGCCGACCAAATGATTCGACAAGGAAAAATCGATTTCGCCTCTATTGGGAGACCCCTGTTGGCCGATCCGCACTGGCCCTACCAAGCCGCTAAAGCGCTGGGCGTTGCCGACGCCGCTTGGCAGACCCTACCTGCCCCCTACTCACACTGGTTATCCCGATACCGCTAA
- the lepA gene encoding translation elongation factor 4, producing MSSVKAGGKQGEIPLANIRNFCIIAHIDHGKSTLADRLLERTGTVEIRKMKEQLLDAMDLERERGITIKAKAVSLNYKYNGEVYELNLIDTPGHVDFQYEVSRSLSCCEGALLLVDSFQGVEAQTVANAYSAMDHDLKIIPVINKVDLVHARIEEVTAEMEQVLGIDPTEIVKCSGKSGIGIDELLAAIVERIPAPNGNMQAPFRAMVFDSHYDDYRGAITYVRLMEGEIKRGDKVRFLGVGANYEVLEIGQFVPERRACDKLRAGEVGYLICNIKSLKDVRIGDTVALANDVNAKPLEGYQPPKRMVYCGLYPSDGQEFTELRDALEKLAINDPSFEFAPETSEALGFGFRCGFLGLLHMEIIQQRLENECNLDLVQTAPNVTYEIIKRNGEKLEIHRPQEVPDSGDIEEFRQPIVRVNFVLPQEYIGIVMKLCQDRRGVLKGNEYLSATRSLVTYDLPLAEVIYDLHDKLKSATRGYGTMDYEIIGYEQADLVRMDILVNGKRVDALSVICDRRDSDRRGRAVVKKLKEEIDRHMFEVAVQAAIGARVIARETVPAMRKNVTAKCYGGDITRKRKLWAKQREGKKRMKSIGSVDIPQKAFMAVLDTGADNK from the coding sequence ATGAGTTCAGTCAAAGCAGGCGGCAAGCAAGGCGAGATCCCTCTAGCAAATATCCGAAACTTTTGCATCATCGCGCATATCGACCACGGTAAGAGTACCTTGGCAGACCGTCTTCTCGAACGGACCGGAACCGTTGAGATCCGGAAGATGAAGGAGCAACTTCTCGACGCGATGGACCTCGAACGCGAACGGGGCATCACGATCAAAGCAAAGGCGGTGTCGCTGAACTACAAGTACAACGGGGAGGTCTACGAACTGAACTTGATCGACACCCCGGGTCACGTCGACTTTCAATACGAAGTCTCGCGATCATTGAGCTGCTGCGAAGGGGCCTTGCTCCTGGTGGATTCCTTCCAAGGAGTGGAAGCGCAAACCGTCGCGAACGCTTACTCCGCGATGGACCATGATTTGAAAATCATTCCAGTGATCAACAAAGTCGACTTGGTTCACGCGAGAATTGAGGAAGTCACGGCGGAGATGGAACAAGTGCTTGGGATCGACCCCACGGAGATTGTGAAATGTTCCGGCAAATCAGGGATCGGGATCGACGAACTTCTCGCTGCCATCGTCGAACGCATTCCTGCCCCGAATGGGAATATGCAGGCTCCATTCAGAGCGATGGTTTTCGATTCCCACTACGACGACTATCGCGGCGCGATCACTTACGTCCGGCTGATGGAAGGGGAGATCAAACGAGGCGATAAGGTTCGATTCTTGGGCGTCGGTGCCAATTACGAAGTTCTCGAAATTGGCCAGTTTGTTCCCGAACGGAGAGCTTGCGACAAACTGCGAGCCGGTGAGGTAGGGTATTTGATTTGCAACATCAAATCCCTCAAAGATGTCCGCATCGGCGACACCGTCGCTTTGGCCAACGACGTCAATGCCAAGCCTCTCGAAGGATACCAGCCCCCCAAACGGATGGTCTACTGCGGCCTCTATCCCAGCGACGGCCAGGAATTCACCGAGCTTCGGGACGCGCTGGAAAAACTGGCGATCAACGACCCTTCGTTTGAATTCGCACCCGAGACGAGTGAAGCCCTGGGATTCGGCTTCCGCTGCGGGTTCCTCGGACTTCTTCATATGGAGATCATCCAGCAGCGTTTAGAGAACGAATGCAACCTGGACTTGGTCCAAACCGCCCCGAACGTGACCTACGAAATCATCAAACGCAACGGGGAAAAACTGGAGATCCATCGCCCACAAGAGGTGCCCGACTCAGGGGATATCGAAGAGTTTCGACAGCCGATCGTTCGCGTGAACTTCGTCTTGCCCCAAGAGTACATCGGCATTGTGATGAAGCTCTGCCAAGACCGACGCGGTGTGCTGAAAGGAAACGAATACCTTTCCGCCACGCGATCCCTCGTCACTTATGATTTGCCCCTCGCGGAAGTCATCTATGACCTTCACGACAAACTCAAAAGTGCAACGCGCGGGTACGGTACGATGGATTACGAAATCATCGGGTACGAGCAAGCCGACTTGGTGCGCATGGACATCCTCGTCAACGGCAAGCGAGTCGATGCGTTGAGCGTCATCTGCGATCGGCGAGACTCGGACCGCCGTGGCCGTGCCGTTGTCAAGAAGCTCAAAGAGGAGATTGACCGCCACATGTTCGAAGTCGCGGTGCAGGCAGCGATCGGCGCCCGGGTGATCGCACGCGAAACCGTTCCAGCCATGCGCAAGAACGTGACTGCCAAGTGCTATGGTGGTGACATCACCCGAAAACGCAAATTGTGGGCCAAGCAACGCGAAGGCAAAAAGCGTATGAAATCGATCGGCTCCGTCGACATCCCACAGAAAGCGTTCATGGCAGTGCTCGACACGGGTGCTGACAACAAGTAG